A region from the Sandaracinus amylolyticus genome encodes:
- a CDS encoding PAS domain-containing sensor histidine kinase codes for MTAPKVGADPLAEAQRRLLDALPERVLVCRLDGRVAWASALALTLLGRSAGELEGVALSDLVVAVARPPQGVTLLDHLLALPHGEGITAEAVHRSGTQMRIDISASRAGEGTAIVMLRPVPATDLATAVCAHDETYELVFEGAPVGIFHFDAEGVITACNDAFVRIIGSNRRILIGLRMETLPDPTMKRHMRQALSGQRAHYEGEYRSATGGKVTSVKVDFAPIFGATGRVVGGVCIAEDVTERVRAQEALRRSAESFRTLIESAPDAIAVHRGEKFLLVNPALVRLLGYETRDEVHALHVEDVLHADELDGYRHRVPLMLHARQQFPMRELRLRKKGGETITTEVATIAVEYEGGPAILAFARDVTERKALEARLAQADRMATVGTLAAGVAHEINNPLAYVMANLELMAKQLPSLSAETEQEVSFFREALAHSKEGCERVRVIVRDLRIFSRAEEDRRVPLDVNAVIESALNMAGNELRNRAEVVRELRPLPPVLGDEARLGQVVLNLLLNAAHAIPEGAPRAHTIAVATADRDECVEIRISDTGTGIPRELIGRIFEPFWTTKPVGVGTGLGLSIVHGIVRAHGGSIDVESEVGVGSTFRVLLPAARRVTAGTPRARPAPPAPDAPVRSSRILVIDDETRFGRALRASLGAHHDVQLATSGREGLGILLAGEDFDLVVCDLMMPDVSGMGIYDEIRRARPDLTERFVFMTGGAYTDQARAFFEHVTVPRLEKPFDVAEVERLLRRVQADERARRP; via the coding sequence ATGACCGCGCCGAAGGTCGGCGCCGACCCGCTCGCCGAAGCGCAGCGACGTCTCCTCGACGCGCTGCCGGAGCGCGTCCTCGTGTGCCGGCTGGACGGACGCGTCGCGTGGGCGAGCGCGCTCGCGCTCACGTTGCTGGGCCGCTCGGCGGGAGAGCTCGAAGGCGTGGCGCTCTCCGATCTCGTGGTCGCGGTCGCGCGGCCGCCCCAAGGCGTCACGCTGCTCGATCACCTGCTCGCGCTGCCGCACGGCGAGGGCATCACCGCCGAGGCGGTGCATCGCAGCGGCACGCAGATGCGCATCGACATCTCGGCGAGCCGCGCGGGCGAGGGCACCGCGATCGTGATGCTGCGGCCCGTGCCCGCGACGGATCTCGCGACCGCGGTGTGCGCGCACGACGAGACGTACGAGCTGGTGTTCGAGGGCGCGCCGGTGGGCATCTTCCACTTCGACGCCGAGGGCGTGATCACCGCGTGCAACGACGCCTTCGTGCGCATCATCGGATCGAACCGCCGCATCTTGATCGGGCTGCGCATGGAGACGCTCCCCGACCCGACGATGAAGCGCCACATGCGGCAGGCGCTGTCGGGCCAGCGCGCGCACTACGAGGGCGAGTATCGCTCGGCGACCGGCGGGAAGGTCACGTCGGTGAAGGTCGACTTCGCGCCCATCTTCGGGGCCACGGGCCGCGTCGTCGGTGGCGTCTGCATCGCGGAGGACGTGACCGAGCGCGTGCGCGCGCAAGAGGCGCTGCGGCGCTCGGCCGAGTCGTTCCGCACGCTGATCGAGAGCGCGCCCGACGCGATCGCGGTGCATCGCGGCGAGAAGTTCCTGCTGGTGAACCCGGCGCTCGTGCGCCTGCTCGGGTACGAGACGCGCGACGAGGTGCACGCGCTGCACGTCGAGGACGTGCTGCACGCGGACGAGCTCGACGGCTATCGCCACCGCGTGCCGCTGATGCTCCACGCGCGACAGCAGTTCCCGATGCGCGAGCTCCGGCTGCGCAAGAAGGGCGGCGAGACGATCACGACCGAGGTCGCGACGATCGCGGTCGAGTACGAAGGTGGTCCCGCGATCCTCGCGTTCGCGCGCGACGTCACGGAGCGCAAGGCGCTCGAGGCGCGGCTCGCGCAGGCCGATCGCATGGCGACGGTCGGGACGCTCGCGGCCGGGGTCGCGCACGAGATCAACAACCCGCTCGCGTACGTGATGGCGAACCTCGAGCTCATGGCGAAGCAGCTCCCGAGCCTGAGCGCCGAGACCGAGCAGGAGGTGAGCTTCTTCCGCGAGGCGCTGGCGCACTCGAAGGAGGGCTGCGAGCGGGTGCGCGTCATCGTGCGCGACCTGCGGATCTTCTCGCGCGCGGAAGAGGACCGGCGCGTGCCGCTCGACGTGAACGCGGTGATCGAGTCGGCGCTGAACATGGCGGGCAACGAGCTGCGCAACCGCGCGGAGGTGGTGCGCGAGCTGCGACCGCTCCCGCCGGTGCTCGGGGACGAGGCGCGCCTCGGTCAGGTCGTGCTCAACCTGCTGCTCAACGCGGCGCACGCGATCCCCGAGGGCGCGCCGCGCGCGCACACGATCGCGGTGGCGACCGCGGACCGCGACGAGTGCGTCGAGATCCGGATCAGCGACACGGGCACCGGGATCCCGCGCGAGCTGATCGGACGGATCTTCGAGCCGTTCTGGACGACGAAGCCGGTCGGCGTCGGCACCGGGCTCGGGCTCTCGATCGTGCACGGGATCGTGCGCGCCCACGGCGGGAGCATCGACGTCGAGAGCGAGGTCGGCGTGGGCTCGACGTTCCGCGTGCTGCTGCCCGCCGCGCGGCGCGTCACGGCCGGCACGCCGCGCGCGCGGCCCGCGCCGCCGGCTCCCGACGCGCCGGTGAGGTCGTCGCGCATCCTGGTCATCGACGACGAGACGCGCTTCGGTCGCGCGCTCCGCGCCTCGCTCGGAGCGCATCACGACGTGCAGCTCGCGACGAGCGGCCGCGAAGGGCTCGGGATCCTCCTCGCGGGCGAGGACTTCGATCTCGTCGTGTGCGATCTGATGATGCCGGACGTGAGCGGGATGGGGATCTACGACGAGATCCGGCGCGCGCGGCCCGATCTCACGGAGCGCTTCGTGTTCATGACCGGCGGCGCGTACACCGATCAGGCGCGCGCGTTCTTCGAGCACGTGACGGTGCCGCGCCTCGAGAAGCCGTTCGACGTGGCCGAGGTGGAGCGCCTGCTGCGTCGCGTGCAGGCCGACGAGCGCGCGCGTCGGCCGTGA
- a CDS encoding ATP-binding protein, translating to MRALRGAPTCSSTSRTSSSARSTSRSSARRPSRRRTDRPRAARASDGARHEIRRDDAPRADAAIPMRHAIPRRMHHPLDDARARLFARFVVEHVSDPVLVLDGDGAVRSTNHAVSPELVAFFDGASASPEVHALLARLRQDGRANGELARPLPDGRTSHLRVEGALVEQHAVIIARDVSTEREASDELRVLRRVEALGAVATSVVHDVNNLLTPVLLLSGHLARHLDGSAWAELARHIESAAHRASVLARDVLAFARPGRARWTPVDVSRVMLELRPFVERLAGEAVDVALELSPGLDPVTLDRTALENAVLNLVANARDAMPNGGRLTIQSVADPASRSIALQVRDTGIGMSEHVRARAFDRFFTTKGHGNGLGLASVRRFADEAGATIDVESAPGRGTTVTLRLPCVPHAADDAARAEAVRGRETVLIVEADGQIRRALAYVLEAAGYGVVEADGPDSALAALADASISLALVDARLASPSAALARALSERPTRVLVMIGDHGSARGVVPGAPTLHKAFSEPDLLRVVRAALDVAR from the coding sequence GTGCGTGCCTTGCGCGGGGCGCCGACCTGTTCTTCGACAAGTCGCACGAGTTCGAGCGCGCGATCGACCTCGCGATCCAGCGCGCGACGACCGAGCCGACGTAGGACGGACCGACCGCGCGCAGCGCGTGCGTCCGACGGAGCGCGGCACGAGATCCGACGCGACGACGCGCCGCGCGCCGATGCCGCGATCCCCATGCGCCACGCCATACCCCGACGCATGCATCACCCGCTCGACGACGCGCGCGCACGGCTCTTCGCTCGATTCGTGGTCGAGCACGTCTCGGATCCGGTGCTCGTCCTCGACGGCGACGGCGCGGTCCGCTCGACGAACCACGCCGTGTCTCCCGAGCTCGTGGCCTTCTTCGACGGCGCGAGCGCGTCGCCCGAGGTGCACGCGCTGCTCGCGCGATTGCGCCAGGATGGCCGCGCGAACGGCGAGCTCGCGCGCCCGCTGCCCGACGGGCGCACATCGCATCTGCGCGTCGAGGGCGCGCTCGTCGAGCAGCACGCGGTGATCATCGCGCGCGACGTGTCGACCGAGCGCGAAGCGAGCGACGAGCTGCGCGTGCTCCGCCGCGTCGAGGCGCTCGGCGCCGTCGCGACCAGCGTCGTCCACGACGTGAACAACCTGCTCACGCCGGTGCTCCTGCTGAGCGGTCATCTTGCGCGTCACCTCGACGGCTCGGCGTGGGCCGAGCTCGCGCGGCACATCGAGAGCGCCGCGCATCGCGCGTCGGTGCTCGCGCGCGACGTGCTCGCGTTCGCGCGACCCGGCCGCGCGCGTTGGACGCCGGTCGACGTGAGCCGCGTGATGCTCGAGCTGCGTCCCTTCGTCGAGCGGCTCGCGGGCGAGGCCGTCGACGTGGCGCTCGAGCTCTCGCCGGGCCTGGATCCCGTGACCCTCGATCGCACCGCGCTCGAGAACGCCGTGCTCAACCTCGTCGCGAACGCGCGCGACGCGATGCCGAACGGCGGGCGCCTCACGATCCAGAGCGTCGCCGACCCGGCCTCCCGCTCGATCGCGCTGCAGGTGCGCGACACGGGCATCGGCATGAGCGAGCACGTGCGAGCGCGCGCGTTCGATCGCTTCTTCACGACGAAGGGCCACGGCAACGGGCTCGGCCTCGCGTCGGTGCGTCGCTTCGCGGACGAGGCGGGCGCGACCATCGACGTCGAGAGCGCGCCGGGGCGCGGCACCACGGTCACGCTGCGGCTGCCGTGCGTCCCGCATGCGGCCGACGACGCCGCGCGCGCGGAGGCCGTTCGCGGTCGCGAGACCGTGCTGATCGTCGAGGCCGACGGTCAGATCCGGCGCGCGCTCGCGTACGTGCTCGAGGCCGCAGGATACGGCGTGGTCGAGGCCGACGGCCCGGACAGCGCGCTCGCCGCGCTCGCCGACGCGTCGATCTCGCTCGCGCTCGTCGATGCACGCCTCGCCTCGCCGAGCGCCGCGCTCGCGCGTGCGCTCTCCGAGCGCCCCACGCGCGTGCTCGTCATGATCGGCGATCACGGCAGCGCGAGGGGCGTCGTGCCAGGCGCGCCCACGCTCCACAAGGCGTTCTCCGAGCCCGACCTGCTCCGCGTCGTGCGCGCGGCGCTCGACGTCGCCCGCTGA
- a CDS encoding response regulator, protein MSVLIVDACERTRARLRDLLSLQVGDGARVHEASSLDDAERVLAGAPVRVVIVDVDTPAQDGLALLASLRALGAQRLLMVLTNDASEPRRRACLARGADLFFDKSHEFERAIDLAIQRATTEPT, encoded by the coding sequence ATGAGCGTCCTGATCGTCGACGCCTGCGAGCGCACCCGCGCGCGCCTCCGCGACCTGCTCTCCCTGCAGGTCGGCGACGGCGCGCGCGTGCACGAAGCGAGCAGCCTCGACGACGCGGAGCGCGTCCTCGCGGGCGCCCCGGTGCGCGTGGTGATCGTCGACGTCGACACGCCGGCCCAGGACGGGCTCGCGCTGCTCGCGTCGCTGCGAGCGCTCGGTGCCCAGCGGCTCCTGATGGTGCTCACGAACGACGCGAGCGAGCCCCGCCGCCGTGCGTGCCTTGCGCGGGGCGCCGACCTGTTCTTCGACAAGTCGCACGAGTTCGAGCGCGCGATCGACCTCGCGATCCAGCGCGCGACGACCGAGCCGACGTAG
- a CDS encoding response regulator transcription factor, protein MIKVLIADDHPVVRRGLRETLSETDDIHVAGEAASVHEVRERVRAERWDVILLDISLQGGNGIELLPEIRKERPDARVVILTVYSEQQYAIRALRAGAAGFLTKEAAPEKLIEAIRKVAGGGRWVSPELAETLASLLAGETSGEPHERLSNRELEILKMIASGRTVSEIAKDLALSVKTVSTHRTRILHKMSMRTNAELTHYAVRHGIVS, encoded by the coding sequence GTGATCAAAGTCCTCATCGCCGACGATCATCCGGTGGTGCGTCGCGGTCTGCGCGAGACGCTCTCCGAGACCGACGACATCCACGTCGCGGGCGAGGCCGCGAGCGTGCACGAGGTGCGCGAGCGTGTGCGCGCCGAGCGCTGGGACGTGATCCTGCTCGACATCAGCCTGCAGGGCGGCAACGGGATCGAGCTGCTCCCCGAGATCCGGAAGGAGCGTCCCGACGCGCGCGTCGTGATCCTCACCGTGTACTCCGAGCAGCAGTACGCGATCCGCGCGCTGCGCGCGGGCGCAGCCGGATTCCTCACGAAAGAGGCCGCGCCCGAGAAGCTCATCGAGGCGATCCGCAAGGTCGCGGGCGGAGGGCGATGGGTCAGCCCCGAGCTCGCCGAGACGCTCGCGTCGTTGCTCGCGGGCGAGACGTCGGGCGAGCCGCACGAGCGCCTCTCCAACCGCGAGCTCGAGATCCTGAAGATGATCGCGTCGGGCCGCACCGTCTCCGAGATCGCGAAGGACCTCGCGCTCAGCGTGAAGACGGTGAGCACGCATCGCACCCGCATCCTCCACAAGATGAGCATGCGGACGAACGCGGAGCTGACGCACTACGCGGTCCGGCACGGCATCGTCTCGTAG
- a CDS encoding GAF domain-containing sensor histidine kinase: MGPDDVVEARLERHRERHLAVAQEITHIGSWEWDLATNVVSWSDELYRIYGLAPRSRPITLEVFLSFLEPADRARIQGEVQRAIARGGRFTYHERIVRPDGSRRDLDTIGEVIPGADGRPIALIGSCRDITEQLRRDEAARLYADIVQNIQIGIAVWRVDDPGDVASAKLVAFNPHAEKIAGASMTPLVGASLADAYPSVLQGGLAATIAEVVRDRCVREVSITYQTAPATSHHLVVRVFPLPASSIGLAFEDVTRESRARAMRASEQRVLEMIASGAPLSDVLTALLVAIEGHAPGTFGSVLLLDPQGTHLRHGAAPSLPPDMLRAIDGAAIGPSHGSCGTAAYRNEAVLVEDVETSPLWNDWRHVLRPHGLRACWSTPIAASDGRAVGTFALYYREPRLPTPDERDLIARATHLAGIAIQREQREDRLRALSAHVEAVQEQERTAVAREIHDELGQALTALKIDVAWVSRRTPNDEASAPVRARLASMSTMIDGIIDTVRRISSDLRPGVLDELGLVAALEWKTQHFEEHVGIPCSFHTDVGDVRFPREFGTALYRMLQEALTNVVRHADASHVEVSLHRVGERLRLEVLDDGKGITSEAATNPRSLGLLGVHERARRLGGEVKVARAERGGTSFVVDVPWPVMRGGAT; encoded by the coding sequence GTGGGGCCGGACGACGTCGTCGAAGCGAGGCTCGAGCGCCACCGCGAGCGCCACCTCGCGGTCGCGCAGGAGATCACGCACATCGGGAGTTGGGAGTGGGACCTCGCGACGAACGTCGTCTCGTGGTCCGACGAGCTCTATCGCATCTACGGTCTCGCACCGCGCTCGCGCCCGATCACGCTCGAGGTGTTCCTCTCGTTCCTCGAGCCCGCGGATCGGGCGCGCATCCAGGGCGAGGTGCAGCGCGCGATCGCGCGCGGCGGGCGATTCACCTACCACGAACGCATCGTCCGTCCCGACGGCAGCCGCCGCGATCTCGACACCATCGGCGAGGTGATCCCCGGCGCGGACGGGCGTCCGATCGCGCTGATCGGGAGCTGCCGCGACATCACCGAGCAGCTGCGCCGCGACGAGGCCGCGCGGCTCTACGCGGACATCGTGCAGAACATCCAGATCGGCATCGCGGTCTGGCGCGTCGACGATCCCGGCGACGTCGCGTCGGCGAAGCTCGTCGCGTTCAACCCGCACGCCGAGAAGATCGCGGGCGCGTCGATGACACCGCTCGTCGGCGCCTCGCTCGCCGACGCGTACCCGTCGGTGCTGCAGGGCGGGCTCGCCGCGACGATCGCCGAGGTCGTGCGCGACCGCTGCGTGCGCGAGGTGAGCATCACGTACCAGACCGCGCCGGCGACCTCGCACCATCTCGTGGTGCGCGTGTTCCCGCTGCCCGCGAGCAGCATCGGCCTGGCGTTCGAGGACGTCACGCGCGAGTCGCGCGCCCGCGCGATGCGCGCGTCCGAGCAGCGCGTGCTCGAGATGATCGCGTCGGGCGCGCCGCTGAGCGACGTGCTCACGGCGCTGCTCGTCGCGATCGAAGGTCACGCGCCCGGCACGTTCGGATCGGTGCTGCTCCTCGACCCGCAGGGCACGCACCTGCGCCACGGCGCGGCGCCGAGCCTCCCCCCGGACATGCTGCGCGCGATCGACGGCGCTGCGATCGGTCCGAGCCACGGATCGTGCGGCACCGCCGCGTACCGCAACGAAGCGGTGCTCGTCGAGGACGTCGAGACCAGCCCGCTGTGGAACGACTGGCGACACGTGCTGCGCCCCCACGGGCTGCGCGCGTGCTGGTCCACGCCGATCGCCGCGAGCGACGGACGCGCGGTCGGCACGTTCGCGCTCTACTACCGCGAGCCGCGCCTGCCCACGCCCGACGAGCGCGATCTCATCGCGCGCGCCACGCACCTCGCGGGCATCGCGATCCAGCGCGAGCAACGCGAGGATCGGCTCCGCGCGCTCTCCGCTCACGTCGAGGCAGTGCAGGAGCAGGAGCGCACCGCGGTCGCGCGCGAGATCCACGACGAGCTCGGGCAGGCGCTCACCGCGCTCAAGATCGACGTCGCGTGGGTCTCGCGTCGCACCCCGAACGACGAGGCGAGCGCGCCGGTGCGCGCGCGCCTCGCGTCGATGTCGACGATGATCGACGGGATCATCGACACCGTGCGTCGCATCTCGTCGGACCTGCGGCCCGGCGTGCTCGACGAGCTCGGCCTGGTCGCCGCGCTCGAGTGGAAGACGCAGCACTTCGAGGAGCACGTGGGCATCCCGTGCTCGTTCCACACCGACGTCGGCGACGTGCGCTTTCCGCGTGAATTCGGCACCGCGCTCTACCGCATGCTGCAGGAGGCGCTCACGAACGTCGTGCGCCACGCCGATGCGAGCCACGTCGAGGTCTCGCTGCATCGCGTCGGCGAGCGGCTCCGGCTCGAGGTGCTCGACGACGGAAAGGGCATCACCAGCGAGGCGGCGACGAACCCGCGCTCGCTCGGTCTGCTCGGTGTGCACGAGCGCGCGCGCCGGCTCGGGGGCGAGGTCAAGGTCGCGCGCGCGGAGCGCGGCGGCACCTCGTTCGTCGTCGACGTGCCGTGGCCCGTGATGCGTGGAGGCGCGACGTGA
- a CDS encoding cation:proton antiporter — protein METSEVLRSLEHHALLVLLVQLGILLAAARLLGELARKLGQPAVIGELAAGVLLGPSGIGALAPATHAAVFPHDQAQADLLAVVSWIGVLFLILVTGMETDLGLVRRQGKTALSVSAAGVIVPFATGFAIAWLVPVDMIGGPDQRLVFALFLAVAMSISAVPVIAKVLIETRLVRRDVGQLMLAAGMADDTLGWILLSVVAGLASRGELDLLHAGGAALTAIVTIGLGLTLGRRVFDAYLRGVDRAFGGAPAQLSAILVAAFLAAAGTHAAGIEAVLGTFIVGILAGQSRRLREDVTASIEMITTGFVAPIFFASAGLRVDLALLLRPDVLGVGLAILAVACIGKLVGAYVGAWIGGRSHWERLAMGAGMNARGAMEIVVATIGLGLGVLGRETYSIIVMIAIVTSMMAPPLLRFCLRRVEMTPDERARLEREQMATESFLLRLRRAVLVPSDGTASLLAARLLGLIGVRTPLEVSIVDRTGGESAAVRYAESLAKHPKGELRTAQDEKTARRVEEDADLLAMGAPPPRKGISRFLFGPRIDRKVLEAKQPVLVVDAARGSAVVDRLAAGEPIRRIVVPVIGTEYSRRAVELASGIAAGSGAALELVHVVASPDAHRFLVRARSETIRQAAQRSLEHFADIAHKLGAEDVTTQIIEADSTDGAIVREAGRSDVDLVLLGVALRPGSERAFFGPKLEELVRRATRPVVVLAS, from the coding sequence ATGGAGACCTCCGAGGTCCTTCGTTCGCTCGAGCACCACGCGCTTCTCGTCCTTCTCGTCCAGCTCGGCATCTTGCTCGCCGCTGCTCGCCTGCTCGGCGAGCTCGCGCGCAAGCTCGGGCAACCCGCGGTGATCGGAGAGCTCGCCGCGGGCGTGCTGCTCGGCCCGTCGGGGATCGGCGCGCTCGCCCCCGCGACCCACGCCGCGGTCTTCCCGCACGATCAGGCGCAGGCCGATCTGCTCGCGGTCGTGTCGTGGATCGGCGTCCTCTTCCTGATCCTCGTGACCGGCATGGAGACCGACCTCGGTCTCGTGCGGCGCCAAGGAAAAACCGCGCTCTCCGTCTCCGCGGCGGGCGTGATCGTCCCGTTCGCGACCGGCTTCGCGATCGCGTGGCTCGTGCCCGTCGACATGATCGGCGGGCCCGATCAGCGCCTCGTGTTCGCGCTCTTCCTCGCGGTCGCGATGAGCATCTCCGCGGTGCCGGTGATCGCGAAGGTGCTCATCGAGACGCGCCTCGTACGGCGCGACGTCGGACAGCTGATGCTCGCGGCAGGCATGGCCGACGACACGCTCGGCTGGATCCTGCTCTCGGTCGTCGCGGGCCTCGCGTCGCGCGGCGAGCTCGATCTCCTGCACGCAGGCGGGGCAGCGCTCACCGCGATCGTGACGATCGGCCTCGGCCTCACTCTGGGACGTCGCGTGTTCGATGCCTACCTGCGCGGCGTCGACCGCGCCTTCGGCGGCGCGCCGGCGCAGCTCTCCGCGATCCTCGTCGCCGCGTTCCTCGCGGCGGCCGGGACGCACGCCGCGGGCATCGAGGCGGTGCTCGGCACCTTCATCGTCGGCATCCTCGCGGGCCAGAGCCGCCGGCTGCGCGAGGACGTGACCGCGTCGATCGAGATGATCACGACGGGCTTCGTCGCGCCGATCTTCTTCGCGTCGGCCGGCCTGCGCGTCGACCTCGCGCTCTTGCTGCGCCCCGACGTGCTCGGCGTCGGCCTCGCGATCCTGGCGGTCGCGTGCATCGGCAAGCTCGTCGGCGCGTACGTCGGCGCGTGGATCGGCGGGCGCTCGCACTGGGAGCGCCTCGCGATGGGCGCGGGCATGAACGCGCGCGGCGCGATGGAGATCGTCGTGGCGACGATCGGCCTCGGGCTCGGCGTGCTCGGCCGCGAGACCTACTCGATCATCGTGATGATCGCGATCGTCACCTCGATGATGGCGCCGCCGCTCCTGCGCTTCTGCTTGCGCCGCGTGGAGATGACGCCCGACGAGCGTGCGCGCCTCGAGCGCGAGCAGATGGCGACCGAGAGCTTCCTGCTGCGCCTGCGTCGCGCCGTGCTCGTGCCGAGCGACGGCACCGCGTCGCTGCTCGCGGCGCGCCTGCTCGGCTTGATCGGCGTGCGTACGCCGCTCGAGGTCTCGATCGTCGATCGCACCGGAGGCGAGAGCGCGGCGGTGCGCTACGCGGAGTCGCTCGCGAAGCACCCGAAGGGCGAGCTGCGCACCGCGCAGGACGAGAAGACCGCGCGGCGCGTCGAGGAGGACGCCGACCTGCTCGCGATGGGCGCGCCGCCGCCGCGCAAGGGGATCAGCCGCTTCCTCTTCGGGCCGCGCATCGATCGCAAGGTGCTCGAGGCGAAGCAGCCGGTGCTCGTGGTCGACGCCGCGCGCGGCAGCGCGGTCGTCGATCGCCTCGCGGCGGGCGAGCCGATCCGGCGCATCGTCGTGCCGGTCATCGGCACCGAGTACAGCCGCCGCGCGGTGGAGCTCGCGAGCGGCATCGCTGCGGGATCGGGCGCTGCGCTGGAGCTCGTGCACGTGGTCGCGTCGCCCGACGCGCATCGGTTCCTGGTGCGCGCGCGGAGCGAGACGATCCGACAGGCCGCGCAGCGCTCGCTCGAGCACTTCGCGGACATCGCGCACAAGCTCGGCGCCGAGGACGTGACCACGCAGATCATCGAGGCGGACTCGACCGACGGCGCGATCGTGCGAGAGGCCGGGCGCTCCGACGTCGACCTCGTGCTCCTCGGCGTGGCGCTGCGCCCCGGCAGCGAGCGCGCGTTCTTCGGGCCCAAGCTCGAAGAGCTCGTGCGCCGCGCGACGCGACCCGTCGTCGTGCTCGCGTCCTGA